One genomic segment of Caldilineales bacterium includes these proteins:
- a CDS encoding 2-oxo acid dehydrogenase subunit E2 produces the protein MPRLGLTMTEGTLTEWLKRPGDPVTTGEVLFLFESEKATMEYEAPADGVMGELLVVAGATVPCGVAVATLHDRAGAVASIAAMATAPSLPAPPPHPLSPPASSVLATPAAKRRARELGVDLASLSGRGPNGRVQAADVEAATGQTLKVLETLRVLEREVTPIARKLAADLGLDLDRVQGSGPEGRIDRADVLATARRMLAAGTPAALTPRPPAAPARPTYASRTPLAGVRAVIARRMSESAFTAPHVTLFCETDATALVAARQQLNEELAGAAKISYNAFLVALVARALRQHPGLNACLVEDEIRVYQAVNIALAVDTSRGLLAPVIRDADRLDLLAIQQAGDELIARALAGKSLPDDFSGGGFTITNLGAFDIDGFTPIINQPQAAILGVGRIASRPVDVGGAVGLRQMMTLSLSFDHRLVDGGPAARFLQRVKQLIERPVVLTMATTAP, from the coding sequence ATGCCCCGATTGGGCCTCACCATGACCGAAGGCACGCTGACCGAGTGGCTGAAGCGGCCGGGCGACCCCGTGACCACGGGCGAGGTGCTTTTTCTGTTCGAGAGCGAGAAGGCGACGATGGAGTACGAGGCGCCGGCGGATGGCGTCATGGGCGAGCTCCTGGTGGTGGCGGGCGCGACCGTGCCTTGCGGGGTGGCGGTGGCGACCCTGCATGATCGGGCGGGGGCTGTCGCCAGCATCGCTGCGATGGCGACCGCTCCATCCCTCCCGGCCCCCCCGCCCCACCCCCTCTCCCCGCCGGCGTCGTCGGTTCTGGCCACCCCTGCGGCCAAACGCCGGGCGCGCGAGCTGGGCGTGGACCTGGCAAGCCTGTCGGGGCGGGGGCCGAACGGCCGCGTGCAGGCGGCGGATGTGGAAGCGGCGACAGGTCAAACCCTAAAGGTCTTGGAGACCTTGAGGGTTTTGGAACGCGAGGTCACACCCATCGCCCGCAAGCTGGCCGCCGATCTGGGCCTCGATCTCGACCGGGTGCAGGGCAGCGGGCCGGAGGGGCGCATCGACCGGGCGGACGTGCTGGCAACGGCGCGGCGGATGCTGGCCGCGGGAACGCCCGCCGCCCTCACCCCCAGGCCGCCCGCCGCCCCCGCCCGCCCGACCTATGCCAGCCGCACCCCCCTGGCCGGCGTGCGCGCGGTCATCGCCCGCCGCATGAGCGAGAGCGCCTTCACCGCCCCCCATGTCACCCTCTTCTGCGAGACCGACGCCACGGCCCTGGTGGCAGCCCGGCAGCAGCTCAACGAGGAACTGGCCGGCGCCGCCAAGATCTCATACAACGCCTTCCTGGTGGCGCTGGTCGCCAGGGCGCTGCGCCAGCATCCGGGCCTGAACGCCTGCCTGGTCGAGGATGAAATCCGGGTCTACCAGGCGGTGAACATCGCCCTGGCGGTGGACACAAGCCGCGGCCTGCTGGCCCCCGTCATCCGTGACGCCGACCGGCTGGATCTGCTCGCCATCCAGCAGGCGGGGGACGAGTTGATCGCGCGGGCGCTGGCGGGCAAGAGTCTGCCTGACGATTTCAGCGGCGGCGGCTTCACCATCACCAATCTCGGCGCCTTCGATATCGACGGCTTCACGCCGATCATCAACCAGCCGCAGGCCGCCATCCTGGGCGTGGGGCGGATCGCCTCGCGCCCGGTGGATGTGGGCGGGGCGGTGGGGCTGCGCCAGATGATGACGCTCAGCCTCAGCTTCGACCACCGTCTCGTCGATGGCGGCCCGGCGGCGCGCTTCTTGCAGCGGGTGAAGCAGTTGATCGAGCGGCCGGTTGTTTTGACGATGGCAACGACAGCACCGTGA
- a CDS encoding amidohydrolase produces MNPAGDRHWPGWLLVVGDRIAALGAGEPSAEMQAQAGRLIDASHMAVVPGLVNAHTHLEQTFMRGLGDDKPLLQWLKQVMWPLQAAMTPDDMRLAGLLGLVENVRCGATSVNQHHKLPGPEFADAALDAAKTVGLRFQLARGWVDAGGGAERRDDILAEMERLHGRWQGAGDGRITISNGPMAPWRCSDETMRQTVAQARGWGAATHIHVAETRDEIDLMVERTGRRHLEWLDSLGALGPDIQLVHCVHVSPAEIDLIADSGSVVVHCPTSNMYLASGIAPIPAMVRRGIAVALGTDGSASHNSQDLLETMKTAILLAKTGSADPTALSTPDILHMATTAGARIMGCGECVLHSVQDLAGPRHDMGQLAPGGKADLTLVNLNRPHIQPVHRPESALVYNCNGPDVHTVIVDGRILLDAGQMTMLDEASLLEECRRAARHLLHRAGI; encoded by the coding sequence ATGAACCCGGCCGGCGACAGACACTGGCCGGGCTGGCTGCTCGTGGTTGGCGATCGCATCGCCGCTCTGGGCGCAGGAGAACCGTCGGCCGAGATGCAGGCGCAGGCCGGGCGACTGATCGACGCCTCGCACATGGCCGTGGTGCCGGGGCTGGTGAATGCCCACACCCACCTGGAGCAGACCTTCATGCGCGGGCTGGGCGATGATAAGCCGTTGTTGCAGTGGCTGAAACAGGTGATGTGGCCCTTGCAGGCGGCGATGACGCCCGACGATATGCGCCTGGCCGGCCTGCTGGGGTTGGTGGAGAATGTGCGCTGCGGCGCCACCTCGGTCAACCAGCATCACAAGCTGCCAGGGCCGGAATTTGCCGACGCCGCTCTCGACGCCGCCAAGACGGTGGGTCTGCGCTTCCAACTGGCGCGGGGGTGGGTGGATGCCGGCGGCGGGGCCGAGCGCCGGGATGACATCCTGGCCGAGATGGAGCGTTTGCACGGGCGCTGGCAGGGCGCCGGTGATGGCCGCATCACCATCAGCAACGGCCCCATGGCCCCCTGGCGCTGTTCGGACGAGACCATGCGACAGACGGTGGCTCAGGCCCGCGGCTGGGGCGCGGCCACGCACATCCATGTCGCCGAAACCCGGGATGAGATCGATCTCATGGTCGAGCGCACTGGCAGGCGGCACCTCGAATGGCTGGATTCGCTGGGTGCGCTGGGGCCAGACATCCAACTCGTACACTGCGTCCATGTCAGCCCGGCCGAGATCGACCTGATAGCTGACAGTGGCTCGGTCGTCGTCCACTGCCCCACCAGCAATATGTATCTGGCCTCGGGCATTGCACCGATCCCGGCGATGGTGCGGCGGGGCATCGCCGTGGCCCTCGGCACGGATGGTTCGGCCTCGCACAACTCGCAAGACCTGTTGGAGACGATGAAGACGGCCATCCTCCTGGCCAAGACCGGCAGCGCCGACCCCACCGCCCTCTCCACCCCTGACATCCTGCACATGGCTACAACCGCCGGGGCGCGGATCATGGGGTGCGGGGAGTGCGTCCTTCACTCCGTTCAGGATCTGGCCGGGCCTCGCCATGACATGGGACAGCTGGCGCCCGGCGGCAAGGCCGACCTCACCCTCGTCAACCTCAACCGGCCGCACATCCAGCCCGTACACCGGCCCGAAAGCGCCCTCGTCTACAACTGCAACGGCCCCGATGTCCACACCGTCATCGTCGATGGCCGCATCCTCCTCGACGCCGGCCAGATGACCATGCTGGACGAAGCCTCGCTGCTGGAAGAATGCCGCCGCGCCGCCCGTCATCTACTGCATCGCGCCGGAATTTAG
- a CDS encoding SDR family oxidoreductase, whose product MNLTNRVTLITGAAQRVGRVIALTLAGRGAHIAFTYLDDSEPWRQTLAEIEAAGVGAMALPLNVLHPEQPQAVVDEVVAHFGRLDVLVNNASVWLTAPFSSISYQAWRTAIDVNLTGPFLCSQAAARPMQAQGEGVILNLTDLSAFQTWPGYAHHAASKAGLVALTRVMAAELAPTIRVNAIAPGTVLLPPNASDEKRRWAEQNSLLKRVGSPEDVARTVVFLIEMDFATGAVYFMDGGRALV is encoded by the coding sequence ATGAACCTCACCAACCGCGTCACCCTCATCACCGGCGCCGCCCAGCGGGTAGGCCGGGTGATCGCCCTCACCCTGGCCGGGCGCGGCGCCCACATCGCCTTCACCTATCTCGATGACTCCGAGCCGTGGCGCCAGACCCTGGCCGAGATCGAGGCCGCGGGCGTGGGCGCTATGGCCCTGCCGCTGAACGTTTTGCACCCGGAGCAGCCCCAGGCGGTGGTGGATGAGGTGGTCGCCCACTTTGGCCGCCTGGATGTGCTGGTCAACAACGCCTCGGTCTGGCTCACGGCCCCGTTTAGCTCCATCAGCTATCAAGCCTGGCGCACGGCCATCGATGTGAACCTGACCGGGCCATTTTTGTGCAGCCAGGCTGCGGCCCGCCCCATGCAGGCCCAGGGCGAAGGCGTCATCCTCAACCTCACCGACCTCTCCGCCTTCCAGACCTGGCCGGGCTACGCCCATCATGCCGCCAGCAAAGCAGGATTGGTCGCGCTGACGCGAGTAATGGCCGCAGAACTGGCCCCGACCATCCGCGTCAACGCCATCGCCCCCGGCACCGTCCTGCTCCCGCCCAATGCCTCGGACGAGAAGCGGCGCTGGGCCGAGCAGAACTCGCTGCTCAAGCGCGTCGGTTCGCCCGAGGATGTGGCCCGGACGGTGGTCTTTTTGATCGAGATGGACTTTGCCACCGGGGCCGTCTATTTCATGGACGGCGGGCGGGCGCTGGTTTGA
- a CDS encoding TIGR03792 family protein — translation MHIIELLRIRCHPGRRADFLDRDAAVWTPALARHRGFLGKEVWPSREDPDQVLLVVRWASMESFQSFPMDRCAELSAMMDDVQADIRCEVYETAD, via the coding sequence ATGCACATCATCGAACTCCTGCGCATTCGCTGCCACCCCGGCCGCCGCGCTGACTTCCTGGACAGGGATGCGGCGGTGTGGACGCCCGCCCTGGCCCGACATCGCGGCTTTCTGGGCAAAGAGGTCTGGCCCAGCCGCGAAGACCCCGATCAAGTCCTTCTGGTGGTGCGATGGGCGTCGATGGAGAGCTTTCAATCCTTCCCGATGGATCGCTGCGCCGAGTTGTCGGCGATGATGGACGACGTGCAGGCCGACATCAGGTGTGAAGTCTACGAAACGGCAGATTGA